A stretch of Prunus dulcis chromosome 6, ALMONDv2, whole genome shotgun sequence DNA encodes these proteins:
- the LOC117630919 gene encoding magnesium-transporting ATPase, P-type 1-like yields MGWFKIPSIFTSYKHTPLPYYNPARQNLVNKSETQKDGAANKVFRFLRRLMSGGKIDGGSRTEAEEKLYAWLYSLAQSDKDMVFEYVRSTERGLSFAEAERRLKENGPNVPIDYSFPSWWHILWNAFFHPFNIILIVLSVISYFTSDSPNGCIMLVLVFISVSLRFYQEYGSSKAAMKLSEFVRCPVKVQRCAGRVYQTELVVQIDQRDVVPGDIVIFEPGDLFPGDVRLLSSKHLVVSQSSLTGESWTTEKTADIREDQSTPLLDLKNICFMGTNVVSGGGTGLVVSTGSKTYMSTMFSNIGKKQPPNDFEDGVRRISYVLVAVMLVAVTVIVVIDYTTSHDLTESFLFGISVASALTPQMLPLIVNTSLAKGALAMAKDRCIIKSLSAIRDMGSMDILCFDKTGTLTMNRAIMVNHLDSLGLSKEKVLQFAFLSSYFKTDQKYPLDDAILAHVYTNGYRFQPSKWQKLDEIPFDFIRRRVSIIMEREAEDKSRHSFERVMVTKGALEEVMKICSSIEDVDGGTNITFTSERYQRILNMVEEISNEGLGVIGVAIKSLDTETSYQRKDNDETFESDMVFLGLITFFDPPKDSAKQALWRLAEKGVKAKVLTGDSLSLAIRVCKEVGIRTTHVVTGPELELLNQESFHETVKTATVLARLTPTQKLRVVQSLQTVGNHIVGFLGDGVNDSLALDAANVGISVDSAASVAKDFADIILLEKDLNVLIAGVEHGRLTFGNTMKYIKMSVIANLGSVLSILIATVCLKYEPLTPRQLLTQNFLYSVGQIAIPWDKMEEDAVKVPQKWSQKGLPMFILWNGPVCTIFDVSALLFLWFYYKADGVDDSMFFHSAWFIEGLLMQTLIIHLIRTEKIPFIQDLASWPVLCSTVLISAIGIAIPFTPIGDVMGFVELPLSYFGFLLVLFIGYLFVGQVVKRIYIMIYKRWL; encoded by the exons ATGGGCTGGTTCAAAATCCCCTCCATTTTTACTTCATATAAGCACACCCCCCTTCCTTACTACAACCCAGCTCGCCAAAACTTGGTAAACAAATCCGAAACCCAGAAGGATGGCGCCGCCAACAAGGTCTTTCGATTTTTGCGCAGGCTTATGTCTGGAG GAAAAATTGATGGAGGGTCAAGGACTGAGGCAGAGGAGAAGCTCTACGCTTGGTTATACTCCTTGGCGCAGTCTGACAAGGATATGGTTTTCGAGTATGTTCGATCCACAGAAAGGG GATTAAGCTTTGCTGAAGCAGAAAGGAGATTGAAGGAAAACGGACCGAATGTTCCTATTGATTATTCTTTTCCAAGCTGGTGGCATATTTTGTGGAATGCTTTCTTCCATCCCTTCAATATCATATTGATTGTCTTGTCTGTAATCTCATACTTTACCAGCGACAGCCCGAATGGATGTATCATgcttgttttggttttcataAGTGTCTCCCTCCGATTCTATCAG GAATATGGCAGTTCAAAAGCAGCCATGAAGCTTTCAGAATTTGTAAGGTGCCCAGTCAAAGTTCAAAGGTGTGCAGGTAGAGTTTACCAGACGGAGCTAGTGGTACAGATTGACCAAAGAGATGTCGTTCCTGGTGACATTGTCATTTTTGAACCTGGAGACCTTTTTCCTGGTGATGTGAGATTGTTATCTTCGAAACACCTTGTCGTAAG CCAGTCATCATTAACAGGAGAGTCTTGGACAACTGAAAAAACTGCTGATATCAGAGAAGATCAAAGCACTCCATTGCTTGATCTGAAGAATATTTGCTTCATG gGGACGAATGTGGTATCAGGTGGCGGAACTGGTCTAGTGGTTTCCACTGGATCTAAGACATACATGAGCACCATGTTTTCAAACATAGGGAAGAAGCAACCACCCAATGATTTTGAGGATGGTGTCCGCCGCATATCTTACGTGCTGGTTGCTGTTATGCTAGTTGCAGTCACCGTCATAGTTGTAATTGATTACACTACATCTCATGATCTGACTGAGAGCTTCCTTTTTGGAATCTCGGTAGCAAGTGCACTAACTCCTCAAATGCTTCCCCTCATTGTTAACACAAGTCTTGCAAAAGGAGCACTTGCTATGGCCAAAGACAGATGCATAATCAAAAGCTTATCTGCAATACGAGACATGGGATCTAT GGATATCTTATGCTTTGACAAGACTGGTACACTCACCATGAACCGTGCAATAATGGTTAATCATCTTGACAGCTTGGGGTTATCCAAAGAAAAGGTTTTACAGTTTGCTTTCCTTAGCTCCTATTTCAAGACCGATCAGAAGTATCCACTCGACGATGCAATTCTGGCACATGTATATACCAATGGATACAGGTTCCAGCCATCCAAGTGGCAGAAATTAGATGAGATTCCTTTTGATTTCATAAGAAGAAGAGTGTCTATTATCATGGAAAGAGAAGCAGAAGACAAAAGCCGTCATAGTTTTGAGAGAGTCATGGTGACAAAAGGAGCTCTGGAAGAAGTAATGAAAATTTGTTCTTCTATAGAGGATGTTGACGGCGGCACAAATATAACGTTCACTTCTGAACGCTACCAAAGGATTTTAAATATGGTTGAAGAAATAAGCAATGAGGGACTAGGAGTTATAGGAGTAGCAATAAAGAGCCTTGATACG GAAACAAGTTATCAGCGCAAAGACAATGATGAAACTTTTGAATCAGACATGGTTTTCCTAGGCCTCATAACGTTTTTTGACCCACCCAAGGACTCAGCAAAGCAAGCTTTGTGGCGGCTGGCAGAGAAGGGAGTGAAAGCAAAAGTTCTAACAGGTGACTCTCTCTCCCTAGCTATAAGAGTTTGCAAGGAAGTTGGTATCAGAACAACCCATGTAGTTACAGGGCCTGAGCTTGAGCTACTCAACCAGGAGTCATTTCATGAGACCGTTAAAACAGCAACAGTACTAGCTCGACTCACCCCAACGCAGAAACTCCGAGTTGTGCAGTCGTTGCAGACGGTTGGTAATCACATCGTTGGCTTCTTGGGGGATGGAGTAAATGACTCGCTTGCCCTGGATGCAGCCAATGTTGGTATATCAGTTGATTCAGCAGCATCAGTAGCAAAAGACTTTGCTGACATTATCTTACTGGAGAAAGACCTTAATGTCCTCATCGCCGGCGTTGAGCATGGTCGGCTCACATTTGGGAACACAATGAAGTACATAAAAATGTCAGTTATAGCCAACCTAGGAAGCGTTCTCTCAATTCTCATAGCAACCGTGTGCCTCAAGTATGAACCGTTGACTCCTCGACAGCTTCTTACACAGAACTTCTTGTATAGTGTGGGCCAGATTGCAATCCCATGGGACAAAATGGAAGAAGATGCTGTAAAAGTCCCACAAAAATGGTCCCAGAAAGGCTTACCCATGTTCATTTTGTGGAATGGCCCTGTATGTACTATCTTTGATGTAAGCGCACTTCTGTTCCTTTGGTTCTATTATAAGGCAGATGGTGTGGATGACAGTATGTTCTTCCATTCTGCTTGGTTCATTGAAGGGCTTCTCATGCAGACTCTAATTATCCACCTGATCCGGACCGAGAAAATTCCCTTCATTCAGGACCTTGCCTCATGGCCTGTGCTCTGTTCTACAGTTCTGATTTCTGCCATTGGAATTGCAATTCCGTTCACACCAATTGGGGACGTGATGGGATTTGTTGAGCTTCCATTATCCTACTTTGGATTTTTGTTGGTGCTTTTTATAGGATATCTTTTTGTTGGCCAGGTGGTCAAGAGAATCTACATTATGATTTATAAAAGATGGCTTTAG
- the LOC117632511 gene encoding protein MIZU-KUSSEI 1-like → MAYPRVGATTITTGVTTVDCQKQVRSWRLLRSLIELLIPTCNCTFIEDHDQDQLQAKQEQQKSHANNYYYPHYPQPSFACSNNIITGTIFGYRRGKVSFCIQTNSKSNPILLLELALPTTVLAKEMQGGFLRIALESTSPGNGASTNSNSLLATPVWTMYCNSRKVGYAIKRRPSEHDLEALRMMGSVVVGAGIISGNKEDDEIMYLRANFERVCGSANSESFHLIDPDESIGQELSIFLYRSR, encoded by the coding sequence ATGGCCTATCCAAGAGTTGGTGCCACCACCATAACCACCGGTGTCACCACCGTGGACTGCCAGAAACAAGTCAGGTCGTGGCGGCTTCTTCGCTCTCTCATCGAACTTCTAATCCCAACTTGCAATTGCACCTTCATAGAAGATCATGATCAAGATCAACTACAAGCcaaacaagaacaacaaaaaagcCACGCCAACAACTACTACTATCCCCACTATCCCCAACCCAGCTTTGCTTGTTCCAACAACATCATAACCGGCACCATATTCGGGTACCGAAGAGGCAAAGTTAGCTTCTGTATCCAAACAAACTCCAAGTCCAATCCAATTCTACTTCTTGAATTAGCTTTGCCCACAACGGTTCTAGCTAAAGAAATGCAAGGCGGGTTTCTTAGAATAGCACTTGAGTCTACTAGCCCAGGAAATGGTGCTAGTACTAATTCTAATTCTCTTTTGGCCACACCTGTATGGACCATGTATTGCAATAGTAGAAAAGTTGGGTACGCAATCAAGCGCAGGCCTTCAGAACATGACTTGGAAGCACTGAGGATGATGGGTTCAGTTGTTGTTGGTGCTGGAATTATAAGTGGTAATAAGGAGGATGATGAGATTATGTACCTCAGAGCCAACTTTGAGAGAGTTTGTGGTTCAGCTAATTCTGAGTCCTTCCATTTGATTGACCCAGATGAGAGTATTGGCCAGGAGCTTAGTATTTTCCTTTATCGTTCAAGGTGA
- the LOC117632977 gene encoding histidinol-phosphate aminotransferase, chloroplastic-like: MLMGVIDIYNASSLRLTNISISRRPSCGTEGNKRTVVAMASTTPVQKKVSEVQQRLTGDSFIRPHLRNLSPYQSILPFEVLSAQLGRKPEDIIKLDANENPYGPPPEVFEALGALKFPYIYPDPESRRLRAALAKDSGLESDYILVGCGADELIDLIMRCVLDPGDKIVDCPPTFTMYEFDAAVNGASVIKVPRKSDFSLDVDVISEVVVQEKPKCIFLTSPNNPDGSIISDEILLKVLELPVLVVLDEAYIEFSGLESRMQWVKKHENLIVLRTFSKRAGLAGLRVGYGAFPLTIIEYLWRAKQPYNVSVTAEVSACAALQNPTYLETVKDALLQERERLYNLLKELPFLNPYPSYSNFILCEVTSGVDAKKLKEDLAKMGVMIRHYNNKELRGYVRISVGKPEHTDTLIDCLRRLS; the protein is encoded by the exons ATGCTGATGGGTGTGATTGATATATACAACGCTTCCTCACTACGATTGACCAATATCAGCATCAGTCGCAGACCCAGTTGTGGAACTGAAGGGAACAAGAGGACGGTGGTGGCTATGGCTTCCACAACCCCTGTGCAGAAAAAAGTTAGTGAGGTTCAACAGCGTTTGACCGGTGACTCGTTCATTCGACCCCATTTGAGGAATTTGTCTCCTTATCAGTCCATTTTGCCATTTGAG GTTTTGTCGGCCCAACTTGGAAGGAAGCCTGAGGACATTATCAAATTAGATGCAAATGAAAACCCTTATGGTCCTCCACCGGAG GTTTTTGAAGCTTTGGGTGCACTGAAATTCCCATATATCTATCCCGACCCTGAAAGCCGTCGGTTACGTGCTGCCCTTGCAAAGGATTCAGGGCTTGAATCTGATTATATTCTTGTTGGGTGTGGTGCGGATGAGCTCATTGATTTGATTATGAg ATGTGTGCTTGATCCTGGTGACAAGATTGTTGACTGCCCTCCAACGTTCACAATGTATGAATTTGATGCTGCAGTAAATGGGGCTTCTGTCATTAAAG TGCCAAGGAAGTCGGATTTTAGCTTGGATGTCGACGTTATTTCAGAAGTTGTTGTACAGGAAAAACCTAAATGCATATTCCTCACTTCTCCCAACAATCCAGATGGGAG TATAATCAGTGACGAGATTCTCTTGAAAGTCCTTGAGCTTCCTGTACTGGTGGTGCTGGATGAAGCATATATTGAGTTTTCAGGACTTGAATCACGGATGCAGTGGGTGAAAAAGCATGAGAATCTAATTGTACTTCGGACTTTTAGCAAACGAGCTG GCTTAGCTGGACTCCGTGTGGGATATGGAGCATTTCCATTGACCATCATTGAATATCTTTGGAGAGCAAAGCAACCATATAATGTGTCTGTTACTGCTGAAGTTTCTGCTTGTGCAGCATTGCAGAATCCCACCTATCTTGAG ACTGTGAAAGACGCTTTGCTACAAGAAAGGGAGAGGCTTTACAACCTTCTAAAGGAGCTGCCATTTCTCAACCCATATCCAAGCTATTCCAATTTTATTCTTTGTGAGGTTACATCGGGAGTGGATGCTAAGAAGCTGAAG GAGGACCTAGCAAAAATGGGTGTGATGATTCGTCACTACAACAACAAAGAGTTGAGGGGTTATGTTCGCATATCTGTCGGGAAGCCTGAACACACGGATACGTTGATTGATTGCCTCAGACGCTTGTCTTAA